A stretch of the bacterium genome encodes the following:
- the recJ gene encoding single-stranded-DNA-specific exonuclease RecJ, which produces MASSLEPKHWEVFPRVERDLKNQLLLNRNLKDSNSKEKFIHPHLNLLTDPEKLFPDLGRALARIKKAITEKELIYIYGDFDVDGITACAILWESLDLLGAKILPYIPSRHSEGYGLNNEALKFLSSEGAKLVITVDCGITAIEQANYAKELKLDLIITDHHQAQEVLPSSFATLHTTTLAGSGVAFKLATALLSEYGKDQDEQFFKNLELATLGTVADMVPLLGENRVIVKNGLLNLAASKRIGLKSLYEEAGLSNSIGTYEIGHVISPRLNAMGRMESALDSLRLLLTRNPERGSKLALKLGQTNRLRQEATLSALEDAKKQVEKEYLGAKFFVVSSKNYEQGVVGLVAGRLTERFHRPSAVISEGLPVSKGSARSIKGFNITEAIHKHADILLSHGGHPMAAGFSLDRAKIAPFREKMIKTAEELLTEEQLTPVLKIDAQVEAEEINDQLFEAVRDLEPFGMGNPEPVFLLREVEVLEEKPVGKEKNHLRLTSRLPDGRIFPAIAFGFGEEPLKKGKKDIVFNLVKNTWGGRTNLEFRIKDLAEAGQAS; this is translated from the coding sequence ATGGCGAGTAGTTTAGAGCCAAAGCACTGGGAAGTTTTTCCACGGGTTGAGAGAGATTTAAAAAATCAACTACTTCTCAACCGTAATCTAAAAGATTCGAACTCTAAAGAAAAATTTATTCACCCCCATTTAAATCTTCTGACTGATCCGGAAAAACTTTTTCCTGATCTAGGGCGAGCTCTTGCCCGGATAAAAAAAGCAATCACCGAAAAAGAGCTAATCTATATTTACGGTGACTTCGACGTCGATGGTATCACTGCTTGCGCCATCCTTTGGGAGAGCCTCGATTTACTAGGAGCAAAAATCTTGCCCTATATTCCTTCGCGCCACAGTGAGGGTTACGGTCTAAACAACGAAGCCTTAAAATTTTTGTCTAGCGAAGGTGCCAAGCTTGTTATCACCGTAGACTGTGGTATTACTGCGATCGAGCAAGCAAATTATGCTAAAGAGCTAAAACTAGATTTGATTATTACCGATCACCATCAGGCGCAAGAAGTTCTCCCTTCTTCTTTCGCTACCCTTCACACCACCACTTTGGCGGGGAGTGGGGTAGCCTTCAAACTTGCGACCGCCCTACTTTCGGAATATGGGAAAGATCAAGATGAACAGTTCTTCAAAAACTTGGAGCTAGCTACCCTCGGTACGGTAGCGGATATGGTACCTTTGCTTGGGGAAAACCGAGTCATTGTCAAAAACGGACTTTTGAACCTAGCCGCCTCCAAGCGGATCGGCCTCAAGTCCCTTTACGAGGAAGCAGGGTTGAGTAATAGTATTGGAACTTACGAGATTGGCCATGTCATTTCTCCTCGGCTCAATGCTATGGGAAGGATGGAAAGCGCCCTAGATTCTCTTCGACTTTTGCTGACAAGAAATCCAGAGCGAGGCAGCAAGTTGGCATTAAAACTCGGACAAACCAATCGGCTTCGCCAAGAAGCAACCTTGTCAGCTTTGGAAGATGCTAAAAAGCAGGTAGAGAAAGAATATTTGGGAGCCAAGTTTTTCGTCGTTTCTTCAAAGAATTATGAACAAGGAGTAGTTGGTCTGGTTGCCGGAAGACTGACGGAAAGGTTTCACCGTCCTTCGGCGGTCATCAGTGAAGGGTTGCCAGTTAGCAAGGGGTCAGCCAGATCAATTAAGGGTTTTAATATTACAGAGGCAATTCATAAACACGCCGACATCTTACTTTCCCACGGAGGACACCCCATGGCAGCAGGATTTTCTTTGGATAGAGCCAAGATCGCTCCTTTTCGGGAGAAGATGATTAAAACTGCGGAGGAGCTTTTGACTGAAGAACAACTAACGCCGGTTTTAAAAATAGATGCGCAGGTTGAGGCTGAAGAAATTAACGACCAACTCTTTGAGGCAGTTCGAGATTTAGAACCTTTCGGAATGGGAAACCCAGAACCTGTTTTTTTGCTTCGAGAGGTTGAAGTTCTTGAAGAAAAGCCAGTTGGTAAAGAGAAAAATCATTTGCGTTTGACCTCGCGTTTGCCAGACGGGAGAATCTTTCCGGCGATTGCATTTGGTTTTGGGGAAGAACCCCTTAAAAAAGGAAAAAAAGACATTGTCTTCAATTTAGTAAAAAATACTTGGGGAGGGAGAACCAATCTTGAGTTTAGAATCAAAGATTTAGCCGAGGCTGGACAAGCAAGCTGA
- a CDS encoding HAMP domain-containing sensor histidine kinase, which produces METADARIEESAKEKYLHFEALAEIFTYIAIVGGFFFSFLPFQFTFDQRSLHISIAIIAGLSVAWFRLLPKKFSGETKNFVFALLTIFFIEVVVHFTRGSQSAVIFLFYVASITTAASMTMMKTVAVVVLATFFIGLEAFLGSADPSLGSKSISMGFLHTWGLLLTTSYGWLIFQEEKAAKGREEEAKMEKVEAVDQVKNEFVFIISNKLKEPIGFLQEYLKDLAQEAKNFKAEQNDILQKTQENSDRLASLVGDLSDLSRLESGKLNLEIKDVDLGQVIASTMSDFTFPAHEKNIKLIYEPPKNQLIVQADSGRLHEVIANLVDNAIKYSYPGKEVKVSLEKKEGMVVVEVQDQGFGIPQEAQKHLFEKFYRVDRGDRAEPKGTGLGLFITKQLVERQGGKIWFESEVDQGTSFKFTIKI; this is translated from the coding sequence ATGGAAACTGCCGATGCGAGAATAGAGGAAAGTGCGAAAGAAAAATACCTGCACTTTGAGGCTCTAGCAGAAATTTTTACTTACATAGCGATTGTTGGCGGTTTCTTTTTTTCCTTTTTACCCTTCCAATTCACATTTGACCAAAGAAGTCTTCATATCTCAATTGCCATCATTGCCGGGCTGAGTGTGGCCTGGTTTCGGCTTCTACCAAAAAAATTCTCCGGAGAAACTAAAAACTTTGTTTTTGCCTTGTTGACCATCTTTTTCATTGAGGTTGTGGTGCATTTCACTCGAGGTTCGCAGAGCGCAGTGATTTTTCTTTTTTATGTCGCTTCTATTACGACCGCGGCAAGTATGACCATGATGAAAACAGTTGCCGTTGTAGTCTTGGCTACATTTTTCATCGGCTTGGAAGCTTTTTTGGGAAGTGCTGATCCTAGTTTGGGAAGCAAAAGTATTAGCATGGGGTTTTTGCATACTTGGGGATTGCTTTTGACGACCAGCTACGGGTGGCTTATTTTCCAGGAGGAAAAGGCGGCGAAGGGGCGTGAAGAAGAAGCAAAAATGGAGAAAGTTGAGGCTGTTGATCAGGTAAAAAATGAGTTTGTTTTTATTATCTCCAACAAACTTAAAGAGCCGATTGGGTTTCTCCAAGAGTACCTCAAGGATTTAGCTCAAGAAGCAAAAAACTTCAAAGCAGAACAAAATGACATTTTGCAAAAAACCCAGGAAAATTCTGACCGCTTGGCAAGTTTGGTGGGTGATCTTTCCGATCTCTCGAGGCTTGAGTCAGGCAAGCTAAATCTTGAGATCAAGGATGTCGATTTGGGACAAGTTATCGCCTCAACTATGTCGGACTTTACTTTTCCCGCCCACGAAAAAAACATCAAGCTAATTTATGAGCCGCCAAAAAACCAACTTATTGTTCAAGCCGATTCAGGTCGACTTCACGAGGTGATTGCCAACTTGGTCGACAACGCAATCAAGTACTCTTATCCGGGCAAAGAGGTCAAGGTGAGTCTAGAAAAAAAGGAAGGTATGGTCGTAGTAGAGGTGCAAGATCAAGGTTTTGGAATTCCCCAAGAAGCTCAAAAGCACTTGTTTGAAAAATTTTACCGGGTTGATCGTGGCGATCGGGCTGAACCCAAAGGTACTGGACTTGGCCTTTTTATTACCAAACAATTAGTTGAAAGACAAGGAGGAAAAATTTGGTTTGAGTCAGAGGTTGATCAAGGGACTAGCTTTAAATTCACTATTAAAATTTAA
- a CDS encoding DUF3048 domain-containing protein, whose protein sequence is MFYWIKRFKKLSKIKKFFVVVVLLSFIVLLGGLGFWFGRSYIEKSLQKVFSPLGTLLTGKPKEARDVPDPLNGVLYTQTEANRWKNRLPLAVVIENHTDARPQTGMAKAEITYEALAEGGITRTLNIYLAPDTQLGPVRSNRPYFLDWLSEYKAGYAHIGGSPEAQAKVRQYGIKDLDQFGLGAPTYERVTFRFAPHNVYTTTTKLRAAAAKKGYTGPVSIESWLFKDKEAEPEERPKKFSLKVKFGSSYSIGSYDVDWIYDPKTNLYLRKNGGLVHTDAATKKQLTAKNIIVEYVPTQLAVSGGHGRLHMSTIGKGKVKIFTDGKVFTGTWKKSSREGRTRFYDKRNKEIELNRGKIWIEIVPVGSSVSFK, encoded by the coding sequence ATGTTTTATTGGATCAAAAGGTTTAAAAAACTTTCAAAGATCAAGAAATTTTTTGTGGTGGTCGTTCTCCTCTCCTTCATTGTTCTTTTGGGCGGTCTTGGCTTTTGGTTCGGGCGCAGCTATATCGAGAAAAGTTTGCAGAAAGTTTTTTCTCCTCTCGGAACACTTCTGACTGGCAAACCAAAAGAAGCAAGAGACGTCCCTGACCCTTTGAATGGGGTTTTGTACACTCAAACTGAGGCAAACAGATGGAAGAATCGGCTGCCTTTGGCAGTGGTGATTGAAAACCATACAGACGCTCGTCCTCAAACTGGGATGGCTAAAGCCGAGATTACCTATGAAGCCTTGGCTGAAGGTGGCATTACTCGCACATTAAATATTTATTTAGCTCCCGATACACAATTGGGACCAGTGCGTAGTAACCGGCCGTACTTTCTTGATTGGCTCAGCGAGTACAAGGCAGGCTACGCTCATATCGGAGGTAGTCCCGAGGCACAAGCAAAAGTGCGTCAGTACGGTATCAAAGACCTTGATCAATTTGGTCTTGGTGCGCCTACCTATGAAAGAGTAACTTTTCGTTTTGCCCCTCACAATGTTTACACAACGACCACAAAGCTTCGCGCCGCCGCCGCAAAAAAAGGGTATACCGGTCCAGTCTCAATCGAATCTTGGTTGTTTAAAGATAAGGAAGCTGAGCCTGAGGAGCGGCCGAAAAAGTTTTCTTTGAAAGTAAAGTTTGGCTCTTCTTATTCTATCGGAAGTTATGATGTTGATTGGATTTATGACCCAAAGACCAATCTTTACTTGCGCAAAAACGGTGGCCTAGTTCATACTGATGCTGCAACCAAAAAACAACTAACAGCAAAAAATATCATTGTTGAGTATGTCCCGACACAACTAGCGGTTTCCGGCGGTCACGGTCGATTGCACATGAGCACAATTGGCAAAGGGAAGGTCAAGATTTTTACTGACGGCAAAGTTTTTACCGGAACGTGGAAAAAAAGCTCACGGGAAGGAAGAACTCGATTTTATGACAAAAGAAACAAAGAGATAGAACTCAATCGAGGCAAAATTTGGATTGAGATAGTTCCTGTTGGCTCTTCAGTCTCTTTTAAATGA
- the aspS gene encoding aspartate--tRNA ligase: MKRIPIVKAAEKGGEEVKLAGWVNSRRDHGKIIFLDLRDASGLIQSVATPKEEQAYETANSLGAEDVVEVVGEVKARPQANVNPDLETGKVELTLKQINLINKANELPFPIDTPGTEIDELVRMKYRYIDLRRQRLQTNLKTRHRIAVAAREFLNKENFVEIETPYLTKTTPEGARDFVVPSRHQKGNFYALAQAPQQYKQLLMISGFEKYYQLSRAFRDEDLRADRQMEHTQIDLEMAFVEREDILNLVEEMITFVAEKMGKKILEKPFPRFTHTEAMKQFGADKFDLRNKNQTEELAFAFVLDFPLFERDEEEKAWTFSHNPFTAPKPEDEEKLKAEKEIAKISSLQYDLVCNGFEMASGSIRINKPEVQRQALKIMGYSKEKIESDFGHLLKAYEYGAPVHGGIAIGLERLTAVFTGESSIREVVAFPVTSSGETSVMDAPSRLDEKQLKELGLKLDKK, from the coding sequence ATGAAAAGAATTCCTATCGTCAAAGCAGCAGAAAAGGGTGGGGAGGAAGTGAAACTTGCCGGTTGGGTAAATTCGCGACGTGACCACGGTAAAATAATTTTCCTTGATCTTCGTGATGCTTCAGGGCTGATCCAAAGTGTCGCGACTCCAAAAGAAGAACAGGCCTATGAAACCGCCAACAGTCTGGGAGCGGAGGACGTCGTTGAGGTAGTAGGAGAAGTTAAAGCTCGTCCTCAAGCAAACGTCAATCCAGACTTGGAAACAGGAAAAGTTGAACTGACTCTGAAACAAATTAATCTCATCAACAAAGCCAACGAACTACCTTTTCCCATTGACACTCCCGGAACAGAGATAGATGAGCTGGTGCGCATGAAGTACCGCTATATCGATCTACGCCGGCAGCGTCTGCAGACTAATTTAAAAACCCGCCACCGTATCGCGGTCGCGGCTCGAGAGTTTTTGAACAAAGAAAATTTCGTTGAAATTGAAACTCCCTACCTAACTAAAACAACTCCGGAAGGCGCCCGTGATTTTGTTGTTCCGTCTCGACACCAAAAAGGAAACTTCTACGCTCTTGCTCAAGCCCCACAACAATATAAACAGTTGCTCATGATTTCCGGTTTCGAAAAATACTACCAACTTTCCCGCGCTTTTCGAGACGAGGATTTGAGAGCTGACCGACAGATGGAGCATACCCAGATCGATCTCGAGATGGCTTTTGTTGAAAGAGAGGACATCCTTAATTTAGTCGAAGAAATGATAACCTTTGTCGCGGAAAAAATGGGGAAAAAGATTTTGGAAAAACCTTTCCCTCGTTTCACCCATACCGAAGCAATGAAGCAGTTTGGAGCCGACAAATTTGATCTCCGCAACAAAAACCAGACTGAGGAGCTCGCCTTTGCCTTTGTTCTCGATTTCCCTCTTTTTGAAAGAGATGAGGAGGAAAAAGCCTGGACTTTTTCTCACAACCCCTTTACCGCTCCAAAGCCAGAGGACGAAGAAAAATTAAAAGCGGAAAAAGAGATCGCCAAAATTTCTTCCCTGCAGTACGATTTGGTTTGCAATGGCTTTGAGATGGCCTCTGGAAGTATTCGTATCAACAAACCAGAGGTTCAAAGACAAGCTCTAAAAATCATGGGTTACTCGAAAGAAAAAATTGAATCTGACTTCGGTCATTTACTGAAAGCTTATGAGTATGGGGCACCGGTTCATGGTGGTATCGCGATTGGTCTGGAACGCTTGACGGCCGTTTTCACCGGAGAAAGCTCGATTCGTGAAGTTGTCGCTTTTCCGGTCACTTCTTCTGGGGAGACCTCCGTCATGGATGCACCCAGCCGCCTCGATGAAAAGCAACTCAAAGAACTAGGTTTAAAACTGGACAAAAAATAG
- a CDS encoding DUF4406 domain-containing protein, with translation MTELLQEHVKEASTLAEVLEGVFKAFHVAGDGKKKSIGYVSGIITSDGPDKIQKNIEVLDGYTAKVRAQREFPIFSAVDVFSNEVFARLNAFELPAESFEDFWRQILNSGWVSHIFMTPRWQESKGATDEYKTAKKLALKIHFIRED, from the coding sequence ATGACCGAGTTGCTGCAAGAACATGTGAAAGAGGCAAGCACCCTGGCAGAAGTTTTAGAGGGTGTTTTCAAGGCCTTTCACGTTGCTGGGGATGGGAAGAAAAAGTCTATTGGCTATGTTTCAGGAATTATTACTTCGGATGGACCAGATAAAATTCAGAAAAACATTGAGGTTCTCGATGGTTACACTGCCAAAGTTCGTGCACAAAGAGAATTTCCAATTTTTTCAGCAGTTGATGTCTTCTCAAACGAAGTTTTTGCCCGTCTCAATGCTTTTGAGCTCCCAGCTGAAAGTTTTGAGGATTTTTGGAGGCAAATTCTAAATAGTGGTTGGGTATCACATATTTTTATGACTCCAAGGTGGCAAGAATCAAAAGGCGCTACCGACGAGTACAAAACAGCAAAAAAACTAGCTTTAAAAATTCATTTTATCAGGGAAGACTAA
- the gltX gene encoding glutamate--tRNA ligase, whose protein sequence is MSKKTRVRIAPSPTGDPHIGTAYTALFNYAFARKNKGDFIVRIEDTDQTRLVQGAEEEIYEALDWLGLKADEGPKQGGDFGPYKQSERLSIYKKHAQELVEKGAAFYCDCSSERLQKVREEQQSRGQVPHYDGKCRENPPTQLTKTVVRLKVPKEGETSFEDLIRGKVTFKNSDIDDQVLLKSDGFPTYHLAAVVDDHLMEITDVIRGEDWLSSTSKHVLLYQAFGWELPVFAHLPLLRNPDKSKLSKRKNPVSVLWYRQQGYLPEALRNFLALMGWSMPDGKEIFGLEEFVEKLDLKRVDPAGPVFDNQKLDWLNGEYIRKISETDLASTLIKGKFTKFSEAQMKLVLPLVKERMKKLSEFDQLVSYFFEDSEIAVDLLVQKGKTKEETKKVLEIFEKPLKQLNSWEKDKIEEAIKNKQKEIDWSNSDLFMTLRLAATGSRATPPLFDTLEALGKEKTLARLGQVVAKLSD, encoded by the coding sequence ATGTCAAAGAAAACTCGAGTCCGAATCGCTCCTTCTCCGACGGGAGACCCTCACATTGGTACTGCCTACACGGCGCTGTTCAACTACGCCTTTGCTCGAAAAAACAAGGGAGATTTCATCGTTCGTATTGAAGATACCGATCAGACCAGACTCGTTCAAGGAGCCGAAGAAGAAATTTACGAAGCTCTCGACTGGCTTGGTCTCAAAGCCGACGAAGGTCCGAAACAAGGAGGAGACTTTGGGCCCTACAAACAATCAGAAAGACTTTCAATTTACAAAAAACATGCGCAAGAACTGGTGGAAAAAGGCGCAGCCTTTTATTGTGACTGTTCCTCAGAAAGATTGCAAAAAGTTCGGGAGGAACAACAATCCAGAGGACAAGTACCTCATTACGACGGAAAGTGCAGGGAAAACCCTCCCACGCAGCTTACAAAAACAGTTGTCCGTCTCAAAGTTCCCAAAGAAGGAGAAACTTCGTTTGAAGATCTGATCCGGGGCAAAGTCACTTTCAAAAACTCTGACATTGATGATCAAGTTTTGTTGAAATCCGATGGTTTTCCCACTTATCATCTTGCTGCCGTGGTCGACGATCACTTGATGGAGATCACTGACGTGATTCGAGGGGAAGACTGGCTTTCATCTACCTCAAAACATGTCCTCCTCTACCAAGCTTTTGGCTGGGAGTTACCGGTTTTTGCTCATTTGCCTCTGCTGCGCAATCCAGATAAATCAAAACTTTCAAAGAGGAAAAACCCAGTCTCAGTTCTTTGGTATCGGCAGCAAGGCTATTTGCCCGAAGCTCTACGCAATTTTCTTGCTCTGATGGGCTGGTCGATGCCAGACGGGAAAGAGATTTTTGGTCTTGAGGAATTCGTTGAAAAACTGGATTTAAAAAGGGTAGACCCGGCGGGACCAGTTTTCGATAACCAAAAACTTGATTGGCTCAACGGAGAGTATATCCGAAAAATTTCTGAAACAGACTTGGCAAGCACGTTAATAAAAGGAAAATTTACCAAGTTTTCAGAAGCACAAATGAAATTGGTTTTACCTTTGGTCAAGGAGAGAATGAAGAAGCTGTCCGAGTTTGATCAACTAGTAAGTTACTTTTTTGAAGATAGCGAGATTGCTGTTGATCTTCTTGTGCAAAAGGGCAAAACGAAGGAAGAGACAAAGAAGGTCTTGGAAATTTTTGAAAAACCATTAAAGCAGTTAAATTCATGGGAAAAAGACAAAATTGAAGAAGCTATTAAAAATAAGCAAAAAGAAATTGATTGGTCAAATAGTGACTTGTTTATGACACTTCGCCTTGCTGCCACTGGAAGTAGAGCAACACCGCCTCTTTTCGATACTCTCGAAGCTCTTGGCAAAGAAAAAACTTTAGCGAGACTAGGTCAGGTAGTAGCCAAGCTTTCTGATTAA
- the secD gene encoding protein translocase subunit SecD: MKKPRFVLLFIGLIVFASILIDWPSVPVKFNLGPIKVDRVLKGPDLNLSRFGISFARKFDVKLGLDLQGGTALTLRADMSDVAAADRDKALEAAKEVIEKRVNGLGVAEALVQTAKVAGEYRIIVELPGINNPDEAKKLVGQTAKLEFRKFKAGVDYTKPEVIPTLENTEPTGVTGKDLQRADAGFNSAGQGTTPGAVVNFEIKSSSQDKFAKVTRELIQKPLMTFLDDQIINYATVQSEIRDKGQISGMDSPDQAKTLAIQLSAGALPVKKIDIISDQSIGATLGKESVEKSLFAGIVGISIVAAFMLIYYGVVGLLADLALLVYALIVLAVFKTIPVTLTLAGIAGFILSIGMAVDANILIFERMKEELREGRSKINATEIGFSRAWNSIRDSNVSSLLTSGILFWLGTGQVKGFALALAIGILVSMFTAIVVTRNFLRLVYRNA; this comes from the coding sequence ATGAAGAAACCCAGATTTGTCCTTCTTTTCATTGGACTGATAGTTTTTGCTTCTATTCTTATTGATTGGCCAAGCGTACCAGTCAAATTTAACCTCGGGCCAATCAAAGTTGATCGAGTTCTCAAAGGCCCAGACCTCAACCTAAGTCGTTTTGGGATAAGCTTCGCCAGAAAATTTGATGTCAAACTTGGTCTTGATCTTCAGGGTGGGACTGCCTTGACTTTGCGAGCGGACATGTCCGATGTAGCCGCAGCCGATCGCGACAAAGCTTTGGAGGCAGCCAAAGAGGTGATTGAAAAACGGGTCAATGGGCTTGGGGTCGCCGAAGCCCTGGTGCAAACCGCCAAAGTTGCCGGAGAATACCGGATCATTGTTGAACTGCCTGGGATAAACAACCCAGATGAAGCCAAAAAACTGGTGGGTCAAACCGCCAAGCTTGAGTTTAGAAAATTTAAAGCGGGGGTCGATTACACAAAACCCGAGGTGATACCAACCTTGGAAAATACTGAACCCACAGGGGTTACCGGCAAAGATTTGCAAAGGGCGGATGCCGGTTTTAACTCCGCTGGCCAAGGAACCACTCCTGGGGCAGTTGTAAATTTTGAAATTAAATCTTCTTCTCAAGATAAGTTTGCCAAAGTTACCCGTGAGCTGATTCAAAAGCCATTGATGACTTTTTTGGATGATCAAATCATCAACTATGCTACAGTACAGAGTGAAATTCGTGACAAAGGTCAGATCAGTGGTATGGATTCTCCTGATCAGGCCAAAACCCTAGCAATTCAGCTCTCCGCCGGGGCTTTGCCAGTGAAAAAAATTGACATCATTTCTGATCAATCAATTGGTGCAACTTTGGGTAAAGAGTCTGTGGAAAAAAGTCTTTTCGCCGGAATAGTCGGGATCAGTATCGTGGCTGCCTTCATGCTGATTTATTACGGCGTCGTTGGTCTACTAGCTGACTTGGCTCTTTTGGTCTATGCCCTGATTGTTTTGGCAGTCTTCAAAACTATCCCGGTCACTCTGACTCTAGCCGGAATTGCTGGCTTTATTCTCTCGATTGGTATGGCGGTGGATGCTAATATCTTGATTTTTGAAAGAATGAAAGAGGAACTCAGAGAAGGCAGATCAAAGATAAATGCGACTGAGATTGGTTTTTCCCGGGCTTGGAACTCGATTCGTGATTCGAATGTCTCTTCACTTCTCACTAGCGGTATTTTGTTTTGGCTTGGAACCGGTCAAGTGAAAGGTTTTGCTCTCGCCTTGGCTATAGGGATTCTGGTTTCAATGTTTACCGCTATTGTCGTGACCAGAAACTTTTTGCGCTTAGTTTATCGAAATGCCTAA
- a CDS encoding MGMT family protein: protein MNKREIVYQITSEIPQGKVLTYSKLALLSGVTNPRLVGNYLHQNPDEEAIPCHRVVNMKGRLAPSFAFGGTGVQKARLEREGVEVVGDKVDLEQYLWRVV, encoded by the coding sequence ATGAACAAAAGAGAAATTGTCTATCAAATAACTTCAGAAATTCCCCAGGGAAAGGTTCTGACCTACTCAAAACTGGCCCTGCTTTCCGGAGTGACAAATCCCCGTCTGGTCGGTAATTACCTTCATCAAAATCCTGATGAAGAGGCAATTCCCTGTCATCGAGTGGTCAATATGAAAGGCCGACTCGCCCCTTCTTTTGCTTTTGGCGGAACAGGGGTTCAAAAAGCTCGTTTGGAAAGGGAAGGGGTGGAAGTTGTTGGGGATAAAGTTGATCTAGAGCAATATTTATGGCGAGTAGTTTAG
- the secF gene encoding protein translocase subunit SecF, translated as MLNVVGKKFWYFAFSGLIILPGLISLMIWGLNLGIDFTGGTLVEIRLEKTVERSELVTVSKEAKIEVSTVQTTGQSSYLLRTKPLSDENYKTLISALNKKYGKVAELRHETVGPTVGAELLRKSLLALVIASIMIVIYISWAFRSLPAPASSWRFGLAAIVALLHDAFLVLGVFSILGHFFAVEIDSLFVTALLTVIGFSVHDTIVVFDRIRENLNKRTYPSFAETVNHSIMQTIGRSLNTSLTVVFVLSALLLFGGVSIRWFVVALLVGVISGTYSSIFNAAPILVLWQEWTDRRRKK; from the coding sequence ATGCTAAATGTAGTTGGAAAAAAATTTTGGTACTTTGCTTTTTCCGGACTGATCATTCTTCCCGGCTTGATTTCTCTAATGATTTGGGGGCTAAACTTGGGAATTGATTTTACCGGAGGGACCTTAGTTGAGATACGCCTAGAGAAAACAGTGGAACGAAGTGAACTAGTAACAGTCAGCAAAGAAGCAAAGATTGAAGTCTCCACTGTGCAGACTACTGGCCAATCAAGCTATTTGCTTCGGACCAAGCCTCTTTCTGACGAGAATTACAAAACCCTTATCTCTGCTCTAAACAAGAAGTACGGTAAGGTGGCCGAGCTGCGCCACGAAACGGTCGGACCGACAGTCGGAGCTGAGCTTTTGCGTAAATCTCTGCTTGCTTTGGTGATAGCTTCAATCATGATCGTGATTTACATTTCCTGGGCGTTTAGATCTCTTCCCGCCCCGGCCTCAAGTTGGCGTTTTGGTCTGGCGGCGATCGTTGCTTTGCTGCATGATGCCTTTTTGGTCCTGGGTGTTTTCTCTATTTTGGGACATTTTTTCGCAGTTGAGATCGACTCACTTTTTGTTACCGCCCTACTCACTGTCATTGGTTTCTCGGTCCACGATACGATTGTTGTTTTTGACCGTATCAGGGAAAATTTGAACAAACGGACCTATCCAAGCTTTGCTGAAACGGTCAACCACTCAATCATGCAGACCATCGGTCGTTCACTGAATACGTCTCTGACCGTTGTTTTTGTTCTTTCCGCCCTGTTGCTTTTCGGTGGGGTTTCAATCCGCTGGTTTGTTGTCGCTCTTTTGGTTGGAGTCATTTCTGGAACCTATTCTTCGATCTTTAACGCCGCCCCGATTCTAGTACTTTGGCAGGAGTGGACGGACAGAAGAAGGAAAAAGTAG